Proteins encoded by one window of Microplitis demolitor isolate Queensland-Clemson2020A chromosome 6, iyMicDemo2.1a, whole genome shotgun sequence:
- the LOC128668046 gene encoding uncharacterized protein LOC128668046, producing MPLKFVKSQRSQNLLLYEDSDTRNGNIIGTIPTHDHSGSIVAVQVKIANKKIKKKAVKSNDKPVDVVASSLRGVLSPVAANLPKMLSLTRAVQRARRNNPDVYLIAPNKTKTTYVNFLKILRDRIPNYQPQRLMVDFEHAFIEAFKEVYSGVQINGCNFHFTKCVWKHVQKYDHQKKYNEDIKFSMNVRLLMGLAFVPSEDVIAAFEEIVSSEYYDLNSDCFEELLEYFELTWIGKVKHNKNKRDKPMFPIKLWNCQTAVIHDYLRSNNPCEGWNSGFNKRVGQAHPVMEELVKSLKDEQVKTDVLMTQIESGLDVTNTRLKAYRNYTERLKSVVLNYDANKKYEYLNNVAKI from the exons ATGCCTTTAAAGTTTGTCAAATCACAGcgtagtcaaaatttattactctaTGAAG ATTCTGATACGAGAAACG GGAATATTATTGGTACTATTCCTACACATGATCATAGTGGTAGCATTGTTGCTGTACAGGTTAAAATagctaacaaaaaaataaaaaaaaaagctgtaAAGAGTAATGATAAACCAGTGGATGTGGTTGCGAGTTCACTGCGTGGTGTATTATCTCCAGTAGCTGCCAATCTACCTAAGATGTTGTCATTGACACGTGCTGTACAGCGTGCTCGTAGAAATAATCCAGATg TCTATCTAATTGCGCCTAATAAAACCAAAACAACttatgtgaattttttaaaaatattgcgtGATCGCATTCCTAATTATCAGCCTCAGCGTTTAATGGTTGATTTTGAACACGCGTTTATCGAAGCTTTTAAAGAGGTGTATTCTGGTGTTCAAATAAACGGttgtaattttcatttcacTAAATGTGTGTGGAAACATGTACAAAAGTATGATCATCAAAAAAAGTACAATGAAGATATAAAGTTTTCAATGAATGTACGTCTGCTAATGGGATTAGCTTTTGTGCCGTCTGAAGATGTCATCGCTGCATTTGAAGAAATTGTGTCTTCAGAATATTATGACCTCAATAGTGATTGTTTCGAAGAATTACtagaatattttgaattaaccTGGATAGGTAAAGtcaaacataataaaaataagcggGACAAACCAATGTTTCCTATTAAATTGTGGAATTGTCAAACTGCAGTGATCCATGATTATCTACGATCTAATAATCCATGCGAGGGTTGGAATTCAGGTTTTAATAAACGTGTGGGTCAGGCTCATCCTGTTATGGAGGAATTGGTAAAGTCACTCAAGGATGAACAAGTTAAAACTGACGTTCTGATGACTCAGATTGAATCTGGTTTGGACGTTACCAATACACGCCTAAAAGCTTATCGTAATTACACCGAGCGTTTGAAAAGTGTTGTACTCAATTATGATGCTAACAAGAAGTATGAGTATCTGAATAATGTAGCTAAAATATAA